A stretch of the Actinomyces faecalis genome encodes the following:
- a CDS encoding alpha/beta hydrolase, with product MSTPDTTPATSTSAPATASSATATTQAATPPSLTMTSQWDKTFPRSQSVEHAKTSFPTGYGLTLAADLYRPTNTDAPLPAIAVCGPFGAVKEQSSGLYAQTMAERGFLTIAFDPSYTGESSGSPRYIASPDINTEDFMSAVDYLTTRPDVDADRIGIIGICGWGGIALNAAAADPRIKATVASTMYDMTRTAGNGYFDADDDPTKRLEARRSLAAQRTATAATGARPRMGGVVDPLPDNALQFVKDYHAYYKTERGFHPRSLNSTDGWATTGIQAYANARFLYYIGEIENAVLVLHGEKAHSRYMGETAYEKMASGIRPENKELVIVPGASHTDLYDGGAKHAIPWERLTSFFTQAMQR from the coding sequence ATGAGCACACCAGACACGACTCCCGCAACATCAACCTCTGCCCCAGCGACCGCATCCTCGGCCACAGCAACCACCCAGGCAGCGACACCGCCATCCCTCACCATGACCAGCCAGTGGGACAAGACCTTCCCACGCTCACAATCGGTCGAGCACGCGAAGACCTCCTTCCCCACCGGCTACGGCCTCACCCTGGCAGCCGACCTGTACCGCCCCACCAACACCGACGCACCGCTCCCCGCGATTGCCGTGTGCGGGCCGTTCGGCGCCGTCAAGGAGCAGTCCTCGGGGCTGTATGCACAGACGATGGCGGAGCGCGGATTCCTCACAATCGCCTTCGACCCCTCCTACACGGGAGAATCCAGCGGATCTCCGCGGTATATCGCTTCTCCTGACATCAACACTGAGGACTTCATGTCCGCCGTCGACTATCTCACCACCCGCCCCGACGTGGACGCTGACAGGATCGGCATCATTGGCATTTGCGGGTGGGGTGGCATCGCGCTGAACGCTGCCGCTGCGGACCCGCGTATCAAGGCCACCGTAGCCTCCACGATGTACGACATGACGCGCACGGCCGGAAACGGCTATTTCGACGCCGACGACGACCCCACGAAGCGCCTGGAGGCTCGCCGATCGCTTGCCGCGCAACGCACGGCAACAGCGGCAACGGGTGCGCGCCCGCGCATGGGCGGCGTCGTCGATCCGCTACCCGACAACGCGCTGCAGTTCGTCAAGGACTACCACGCCTATTACAAGACCGAGCGTGGCTTCCACCCTCGTTCGCTCAATTCCACCGACGGCTGGGCGACGACCGGCATCCAGGCATACGCCAACGCCCGGTTCCTGTACTACATCGGCGAAATCGAGAACGCCGTGCTCGTCCTGCACGGGGAGAAGGCGCACTCACGCTATATGGGTGAGACGGCCTACGAGAAGATGGCCAGCGGGATCCGGCCCGAGAACAAGGAGCTCGTCATCGTTCCTGGCGCCTCCCACACCGACCTGTACGACGGCGGAGCCAAGCACGCGATCCCGTGGGAGCGCCTGACCTCGTTCTTCACACAGGCCATGCAGCGCTGA
- the guaA gene encoding glutamine-hydrolyzing GMP synthase: protein MTTTHQTTAPPADTHAVGPVLVVDFGAQYAQLIARRVREASVFSEIVPSSMPVEQMLAKSPAAIILSGGPSSVYADGAPGIAPAVFEAGVPVLGICYGFQAMAQALGGTVGRTGTREYGHTEATVDSSSCLFSGTPLEQAVWMSHGDAVQAAPEGFAVTASTAETPVAAFENRERGLYGLQWHPEVLHSEHGQKALENFLHVAAGIPATWTAGNIIDEQVEAIRAQVGDAHVICGLSGGVDSSVAAALVHRAVGDQLTCIFVDHGLLRAGEREQVEQDYAAGMGIRVITVDESERFLSALAGVTDPEAKRKIIGREFIRSFEAAQRRVIEMVGESGGEIKFLVQGTLYPDVVESGGGTGAANIKSHHNVGGLPDDLNFDLIEPLRTLFKDEVRAIGRELGVPEKIVSRQPFPGPGLGIRVIGEVTRENLEILRAADLIAREELTAAGLDEEIWQCPVVLLADVRSVGVQGDGRTYGHPIVLRPVSSEDAMTADWTRLPYDVLARISTRITNSVPEVNRVVLDCTSKPPGTIEWE, encoded by the coding sequence GTGACGACCACGCACCAGACCACCGCTCCACCTGCGGACACCCATGCTGTTGGGCCTGTCCTCGTCGTGGACTTCGGTGCCCAGTACGCTCAGCTCATCGCCCGCCGTGTGCGCGAGGCCAGTGTCTTCTCCGAGATCGTCCCCTCGTCGATGCCGGTCGAGCAGATGCTTGCCAAGAGCCCGGCGGCCATCATCCTGTCCGGTGGCCCCTCGTCGGTGTATGCCGACGGTGCACCGGGGATCGCCCCGGCAGTCTTTGAAGCCGGCGTCCCGGTGCTCGGAATCTGCTACGGCTTCCAGGCCATGGCGCAGGCCCTGGGCGGCACCGTTGGTCGCACGGGAACGCGCGAGTACGGCCACACCGAGGCCACAGTGGACTCCTCCTCCTGCCTGTTCTCCGGCACCCCGCTGGAGCAGGCCGTGTGGATGAGCCACGGCGACGCCGTCCAGGCAGCCCCGGAGGGCTTTGCCGTGACCGCTTCGACCGCCGAGACTCCCGTGGCTGCTTTCGAGAACCGCGAGCGGGGCCTGTACGGACTGCAGTGGCACCCCGAGGTGCTCCACTCCGAGCACGGCCAAAAGGCGCTGGAGAACTTCCTCCATGTTGCTGCCGGTATTCCTGCCACGTGGACCGCGGGCAACATCATTGACGAGCAGGTCGAGGCGATCCGCGCCCAGGTGGGCGACGCTCACGTGATCTGCGGCCTGTCTGGCGGCGTGGACTCCTCGGTGGCGGCGGCCCTGGTGCACCGCGCCGTGGGTGACCAGCTCACCTGCATCTTCGTTGACCACGGTCTGCTGCGCGCGGGCGAGCGCGAGCAGGTGGAACAGGACTATGCGGCAGGCATGGGTATCCGCGTCATCACCGTGGACGAGTCCGAGCGTTTCCTCAGCGCCCTGGCTGGCGTGACCGACCCGGAGGCCAAGCGCAAGATCATCGGCCGCGAGTTCATCCGCTCCTTCGAGGCTGCTCAGCGACGCGTCATCGAGATGGTTGGTGAGTCTGGCGGCGAGATCAAGTTCCTCGTCCAGGGCACGCTCTACCCCGACGTCGTCGAGTCTGGCGGCGGCACCGGTGCGGCGAACATCAAGAGTCACCACAACGTCGGTGGTCTGCCTGATGACCTCAACTTCGACCTCATCGAGCCGCTGCGCACCCTGTTCAAGGACGAGGTGCGCGCGATCGGCCGTGAGCTGGGCGTGCCGGAGAAGATCGTGTCGCGTCAGCCCTTCCCGGGCCCTGGCCTGGGTATCCGCGTGATCGGCGAGGTGACCCGGGAGAACCTGGAGATCCTGCGTGCGGCTGACCTCATCGCCCGTGAGGAGCTAACGGCTGCCGGACTGGACGAGGAGATCTGGCAGTGCCCGGTCGTCCTCCTGGCAGACGTGCGCTCGGTGGGGGTCCAGGGTGATGGCCGTACCTACGGTCACCCCATCGTGCTGCGCCCTGTCTCCTCCGAGGACGCGATGACGGCTGACTGGACCCGCCTGCCCTACGACGTGCTGGCACGCATCTCCACGCGCATCACCAACTCGGTCCCCGAGGTCAACCGCGTCGTCCTGGACTGCACCTCCAAGCCGCCGGGCACCATCGAGTGGGAGTGA
- a CDS encoding mandelate racemase, which produces MIAPVIDQVVVTTPESTASSEAEAKAADLLTFKIGMAVVAAVIAVMAVVGAVIASAPLLIASGVTGSIAAFVGVYTGINLMTA; this is translated from the coding sequence ATGATTGCTCCCGTCATCGACCAGGTCGTCGTCACCACCCCCGAGTCCACCGCCTCCTCCGAGGCTGAGGCCAAGGCCGCGGACCTGCTCACCTTCAAGATCGGCATGGCCGTCGTCGCCGCCGTCATCGCTGTGATGGCCGTCGTCGGCGCAGTCATCGCCTCCGCCCCGCTGCTCATCGCTTCCGGCGTCACCGGCTCGATCGCAGCCTTCGTGGGTGTCTACACCGGCATCAACCTGATGACCGCCTGA
- a CDS encoding MFS transporter → MKIARSPAQRRLRLLLACTGAAAGGVWGSVALALVHDSASSALLRGQIPADDLMRVVFLLAAVPIGSLIGALPLDLVSHALGRRPATLVCATLVMTGALVGAVARTWGQPAGALIAGLGIGGFAIVTPKLAHELAERGHRRLIPRLAASLPAGAGLALLAGECGELLLPGQALVCGWLAPLTFCVMVVLLSIGLPETPHWYVAQGKVEAAHASLRRMTDPLEAAVGIDWVMMDAGMLGEQKPLSAGDLRVERVRRTVVVGAVLELIQGLPFGLTAICLTPAALALWAGGDAPVWTIAVLACVWMALGLVSRRRRPERMLLAWVLAGTGLSACGLVLLALLGQFGTGGDLWVLMIVATILVTAHYLLIAPACTGGTDPLVPPWLLRSQRRAEAVTRPLVQMVSVLTPTLMLALGVPASVVLGVCLGFQVASLLLVLLAMPRLSAALR, encoded by the coding sequence ATGAAGATCGCACGTAGCCCAGCGCAACGTCGTCTGCGCCTCCTACTCGCCTGCACCGGTGCCGCAGCCGGTGGCGTCTGGGGATCGGTGGCCCTCGCTCTGGTGCATGACAGCGCCAGCTCGGCTCTCCTCCGGGGGCAGATCCCCGCAGATGACCTGATGCGCGTGGTCTTCCTCCTGGCTGCCGTGCCGATCGGCTCGCTCATCGGCGCCCTGCCTCTCGACCTGGTCTCGCACGCGCTCGGCCGGCGTCCGGCCACGCTCGTCTGTGCCACCCTGGTCATGACGGGTGCTCTCGTGGGCGCTGTCGCTCGCACCTGGGGGCAGCCCGCCGGCGCGCTGATCGCAGGACTGGGAATCGGCGGGTTCGCCATCGTGACCCCCAAGCTGGCTCACGAGCTCGCGGAGCGGGGACATCGCAGGCTGATCCCACGGCTAGCAGCCTCACTACCTGCGGGTGCTGGACTGGCGCTGCTCGCCGGCGAGTGCGGGGAGCTGCTTCTTCCTGGCCAGGCGCTCGTGTGTGGCTGGCTCGCCCCGCTGACCTTCTGCGTCATGGTGGTGCTGCTCAGCATCGGTCTCCCCGAGACCCCGCACTGGTACGTGGCTCAAGGCAAGGTAGAGGCGGCGCATGCCTCGCTGCGCCGCATGACCGACCCGCTCGAGGCTGCGGTCGGAATCGACTGGGTCATGATGGACGCAGGCATGCTCGGTGAGCAGAAGCCGCTGAGTGCGGGTGACCTGCGTGTTGAGCGGGTGCGCCGCACTGTCGTCGTCGGTGCAGTCCTTGAGCTCATTCAAGGACTCCCGTTCGGACTGACGGCCATCTGCTTGACGCCAGCAGCCCTGGCGCTGTGGGCCGGTGGGGATGCGCCGGTGTGGACGATCGCTGTCTTGGCGTGTGTGTGGATGGCGTTGGGGCTCGTCTCGCGCCGCCGTCGGCCTGAGCGGATGCTCCTGGCGTGGGTCTTGGCAGGAACCGGTCTGTCGGCGTGCGGATTAGTGCTGCTCGCTCTGCTGGGGCAATTCGGTACTGGCGGGGATCTGTGGGTGCTGATGATCGTCGCCACGATTTTGGTGACGGCGCACTACCTGCTGATTGCTCCCGCGTGTACGGGCGGGACCGATCCGCTGGTGCCGCCGTGGCTGCTGCGGTCGCAGCGTCGAGCCGAGGCGGTGACGCGCCCGCTCGTGCAGATGGTCTCCGTCCTGACTCCGACCCTCATGCTGGCTCTGGGGGTGCCAGCCTCTGTGGTGCTGGGGGTCTGCCTGGGCTTCCAGGTCGCCAGCCTGCTGCTTGTTCTGCTGGCGATGCCGCGTTTGTCCGCAGCACTGCGCTGA
- a CDS encoding sulfite exporter TauE/SafE family protein, producing the protein MLTMLSTSTWVVLIIAAAAIGISKTALPGAATLAVALFAAVLPAKASTGTMLVLLLVGDVLAIWMYRRDADWPTLRRLVPGVLAGVVLGAVFLRLASDAATKTFIGALLLVLIAVTLLLMRLPKPPQIQGRVGRAIYGTLAGFTTMAANAGGPVTTMYFLASRFSITTFLGTTAWFFFLVNLVKLPFSIGLGIIHVDTLVMDAALVPVVILAAFAGRALATRMNEKIFNPLVTILTIGSATYLLV; encoded by the coding sequence GTGCTGACAATGTTGTCTACCTCGACCTGGGTGGTCCTCATCATCGCCGCAGCGGCCATCGGGATCTCCAAGACTGCGCTCCCCGGAGCGGCCACTCTCGCCGTCGCCCTGTTCGCCGCAGTGCTTCCCGCCAAAGCGTCCACAGGCACGATGCTGGTACTGCTTCTGGTCGGCGACGTCCTGGCCATCTGGATGTACCGCCGCGACGCCGACTGGCCGACGCTGCGCCGTCTGGTGCCAGGCGTGCTCGCCGGCGTCGTTCTCGGAGCCGTATTCCTGCGCCTGGCATCTGATGCCGCGACGAAGACCTTCATCGGCGCGCTGCTCCTTGTTCTCATCGCCGTCACTCTACTGCTCATGCGTCTGCCCAAGCCGCCCCAGATCCAGGGACGCGTAGGCCGTGCGATCTATGGCACGTTAGCCGGGTTCACCACAATGGCCGCGAACGCTGGCGGTCCAGTGACCACCATGTACTTCCTGGCCTCACGCTTTTCCATCACCACGTTTCTGGGCACCACGGCCTGGTTTTTCTTTCTGGTCAACCTGGTCAAGCTCCCCTTCTCGATCGGCCTGGGGATCATCCACGTCGACACTCTGGTGATGGACGCAGCTCTCGTCCCGGTCGTCATCCTGGCCGCCTTCGCTGGCCGCGCTCTCGCCACGCGCATGAATGAGAAGATCTTCAACCCTCTGGTCACCATCCTGACGATTGGCTCGGCAACCTACCTCCTGGTGTGA
- a CDS encoding LacI family DNA-binding transcriptional regulator, with translation MPEATPTPRRAPATQQDVADLARVSRGLVSLALKGEGRMSAKTRQRITDAARTLHYRPNSAAAELASRRSRRLAVIVPYLDNPFFDLLLRALRRHASQAGYVLAAFVSDLTDRVERSTIDDVLSMRPEGLILPGTSMSLAELIELAAQIPLVVMDRHLHADTLNVVRLDEDDAAGQIIEHLTSQQVKDLVFFSPSESMHETLVDERREACRAAATRAGMSFTSLVCNDGATPALEQARTVVGGRFGAVAYNDVLALDLHTALLTAGLRPGHDVALVSYDNSPWADRSEFRLTSIDQSPDLLASECVEILLRDPDAPPAHREVAASLVVRASSLPSASY, from the coding sequence GTGCCTGAGGCCACCCCTACCCCGCGCCGCGCGCCTGCCACCCAGCAAGACGTCGCTGACCTTGCTCGGGTCTCACGCGGTCTGGTCTCCCTGGCACTCAAGGGTGAGGGGCGCATGTCCGCCAAGACGCGTCAGCGGATCACGGACGCGGCCAGGACACTGCACTACCGCCCCAATAGCGCCGCTGCGGAGCTGGCGTCGCGGCGCTCGCGGCGCCTGGCGGTGATCGTGCCCTACCTGGATAACCCCTTCTTCGACCTACTGCTGCGCGCTCTGCGCCGTCACGCCTCCCAGGCGGGCTATGTCTTGGCGGCTTTCGTTTCTGACTTAACGGATCGGGTCGAGCGTTCGACCATCGATGATGTCCTGTCGATGCGACCAGAGGGTCTCATCCTGCCTGGCACGTCAATGTCCTTGGCTGAGCTCATTGAACTGGCAGCACAGATCCCGCTGGTGGTCATGGACCGCCACCTCCATGCCGACACGCTCAATGTCGTGCGCCTCGATGAAGACGACGCCGCCGGACAGATCATCGAGCACCTCACCAGTCAGCAGGTGAAGGATCTGGTGTTCTTCAGTCCGAGTGAGTCGATGCACGAGACCCTGGTGGATGAGCGCCGCGAAGCCTGCCGTGCCGCTGCGACTCGTGCGGGCATGAGCTTCACCTCCCTCGTATGCAACGACGGCGCAACACCAGCGCTGGAGCAGGCCCGCACAGTGGTGGGGGGCCGTTTTGGTGCTGTGGCCTATAACGACGTCTTGGCCCTGGACCTCCACACTGCGCTGTTGACAGCCGGTCTGCGCCCCGGGCACGACGTCGCACTCGTGTCCTATGACAACTCGCCGTGGGCTGACCGCTCTGAGTTCCGTCTGACCAGCATCGACCAGTCCCCTGACCTCCTGGCGTCTGAATGTGTGGAGATCCTTTTGCGTGATCCGGATGCGCCACCAGCCCACCGTGAGGTCGCCGCTTCTCTGGTCGTGCGCGCATCCTCCCTTCCTTCCGCGAGCTACTGA
- a CDS encoding Gfo/Idh/MocA family protein, producing the protein MAKKKIGVGVISLGWMGRLHARSYRSVSERFPELGVEARLVAAADPIEEAQRAAVEDLGFERAYADYRKLLADSEVDVVSICSPNFLHAEIALAAIEAGKPFWIEKPMGVSAEQARTVAQAAEKAGLVTAVGFNYRHTPAIEYMRELVRTGTLGRITNVRVWLIADYNSSPLGPLTWRASREKAGAGVVCDLMSHGADLAQYVVGRIASVTAATDTFITERPIPTKIGFGHSGFEIGDERGPVENEDYVSMLVRFDDGVIGTMESSRVSVGPRAEYVVEVYGTNGSARWNFERLNELEVCTTVDGGPTHGYTRAMAGPAWGDWSRYQPAIGTSMGFDDMKSIEAAQFLTSVLTGEQLAPSAADAWCAAEVDEAVVASAADGQWHDVPRVQGRTTFDA; encoded by the coding sequence ATGGCAAAGAAGAAGATCGGCGTCGGCGTAATCTCCCTGGGATGGATGGGCCGCCTCCACGCCCGTTCCTACCGCTCGGTATCCGAGCGCTTCCCCGAGCTCGGCGTCGAAGCGCGCCTGGTCGCAGCCGCCGACCCCATCGAGGAAGCTCAGCGCGCCGCGGTCGAAGACCTTGGCTTCGAGCGCGCCTACGCCGACTATCGCAAGCTTCTCGCCGACTCTGAGGTTGACGTCGTCTCCATCTGCTCGCCCAACTTCCTCCACGCAGAGATCGCCCTGGCCGCCATCGAAGCAGGTAAGCCGTTCTGGATTGAGAAGCCCATGGGCGTCAGCGCCGAGCAGGCACGCACCGTCGCCCAGGCCGCCGAGAAGGCCGGGCTGGTCACCGCCGTCGGCTTCAACTACCGCCACACCCCCGCCATCGAGTACATGCGCGAGCTCGTCCGCACCGGCACGCTCGGCCGCATCACCAACGTGCGTGTCTGGCTCATCGCCGACTACAACTCCTCCCCACTGGGCCCGCTGACCTGGCGCGCCTCACGCGAGAAGGCCGGGGCGGGCGTCGTGTGTGACCTCATGAGCCACGGCGCTGACCTGGCCCAGTACGTCGTCGGCCGGATCGCCTCCGTCACCGCAGCCACCGACACCTTCATCACCGAACGTCCCATCCCCACCAAGATAGGCTTCGGCCACTCCGGCTTCGAGATCGGCGACGAGCGTGGCCCGGTCGAGAACGAGGACTACGTCTCCATGCTGGTCCGCTTCGACGACGGCGTCATCGGCACGATGGAATCCTCACGCGTCAGCGTCGGCCCCCGCGCCGAGTACGTCGTCGAGGTCTACGGCACCAACGGCTCAGCACGCTGGAACTTCGAGCGTCTCAACGAGCTCGAGGTCTGCACCACCGTCGACGGCGGCCCCACACACGGTTACACCCGCGCGATGGCCGGCCCTGCCTGGGGTGACTGGAGCCGTTACCAGCCCGCCATCGGCACCTCCATGGGCTTTGACGACATGAAGTCCATCGAAGCCGCCCAGTTCCTCACGTCGGTTCTCACCGGCGAGCAGCTTGCCCCCTCCGCCGCAGACGCCTGGTGCGCTGCTGAGGTCGACGAAGCCGTCGTCGCTTCTGCCGCCGACGGCCAGTGGCACGACGTTCCACGCGTCCAGGGCCGCACTACCTTCGACGCCTGA
- a CDS encoding MFS transporter has translation MSTTAQRISLKGITREQMAQAVNDTPPSGKHRGILSIAAVATLGSLLFGYDTGVISGALPYMYMPDAAKGLQLTSLEEGAIGGTLLIGAALGALFGGRLSDRYGRRHNITLLAVIFLVGALGTTFAPNVWVMYPFRVILGLAVGGASATVPVYLAETAPKRIRGSIVAIDQLMIVTGQLLAFTMNAIINTAKGGPQVTIEADPSGLFSPGTYSYDALTALQASKGGSMTSEQFHAFLDNLTIASGNGEAWRYMLVLCSIPAIALWIGIRLMPESSRWYIAKERLYDAIGSLKRVREPEKDGAIEDELMEMAESRQRELEEAKRAKGLGYVWSTPWLRKLLLVGIFLAVINQTTGVNTVMYYAPKVLEYAGMSTSASITAQVANGVMSVIGSALGIWLIMRFRRRQILIADVTGVGLCLLGIAATFQLAIAPHMDAGTTPPAWAAYLILGLMAVFMLIVQSSNGTVVWTMMGEIFPADVRGVMNGTAIFCMWIANALITWTFPTMMESLGGGLTYTFYGVLNLVVAVVLFKIMPETSGRSLEQIERDMEERYS, from the coding sequence ATGAGCACCACGGCTCAACGGATCTCCCTCAAGGGGATCACCCGTGAGCAGATGGCCCAGGCCGTCAATGACACTCCACCCTCCGGCAAGCACCGCGGCATCCTCTCCATCGCCGCCGTCGCCACGCTCGGCTCCCTCCTGTTCGGCTACGACACCGGAGTCATCTCCGGCGCCCTGCCGTACATGTACATGCCGGACGCCGCGAAGGGCCTCCAGCTCACCAGCCTCGAAGAAGGCGCCATCGGTGGCACGCTCCTCATCGGCGCCGCGCTCGGTGCACTGTTCGGCGGCCGCCTGTCTGACCGCTACGGTCGCCGCCACAACATCACGCTGCTGGCCGTCATCTTCCTCGTGGGTGCGCTAGGAACGACTTTCGCCCCCAATGTGTGGGTCATGTACCCCTTCCGCGTCATTCTCGGCCTCGCCGTCGGTGGCGCGAGCGCTACCGTGCCGGTCTACCTGGCTGAGACTGCTCCCAAGCGCATCCGCGGCTCGATCGTCGCCATCGACCAGCTCATGATCGTCACCGGTCAGCTCCTGGCCTTCACCATGAACGCGATCATCAACACCGCCAAGGGCGGCCCGCAGGTCACCATCGAGGCTGACCCCTCCGGCCTGTTCTCCCCCGGCACCTACTCCTATGACGCCCTCACCGCCTTGCAGGCGTCCAAGGGCGGGTCAATGACCAGTGAGCAGTTCCACGCGTTCTTGGACAACCTCACCATCGCCTCCGGAAACGGTGAGGCCTGGCGCTACATGCTCGTCCTGTGCTCGATCCCCGCCATCGCCCTGTGGATCGGTATTCGCCTCATGCCCGAGTCCTCGCGCTGGTACATCGCCAAGGAGCGCCTGTACGACGCCATCGGCTCCCTCAAGCGCGTGCGCGAGCCGGAGAAGGACGGCGCCATTGAGGACGAGCTCATGGAGATGGCTGAGTCTCGTCAGCGGGAGCTGGAAGAGGCGAAGCGGGCCAAGGGCCTGGGCTACGTCTGGTCCACCCCCTGGCTGCGCAAGCTCCTGCTTGTCGGTATCTTCCTAGCCGTCATCAACCAGACCACTGGCGTCAACACCGTCATGTACTACGCCCCCAAGGTGCTGGAGTACGCCGGTATGTCCACCTCCGCCTCCATTACGGCGCAGGTCGCCAACGGCGTCATGAGCGTGATCGGCTCCGCCCTGGGCATCTGGCTCATCATGCGCTTCCGCCGTCGTCAGATCCTCATCGCCGACGTCACAGGCGTGGGACTGTGCCTGCTCGGCATCGCGGCCACCTTCCAGCTCGCCATTGCTCCTCACATGGACGCCGGTACCACTCCGCCGGCTTGGGCTGCCTACCTCATCCTGGGCCTCATGGCAGTCTTCATGCTCATCGTCCAGTCCTCCAACGGAACCGTGGTGTGGACGATGATGGGTGAGATCTTCCCCGCCGACGTCCGTGGCGTGATGAACGGGACGGCCATCTTCTGCATGTGGATTGCCAACGCTCTGATCACCTGGACCTTCCCCACCATGATGGAGAGCCTTGGCGGCGGTCTGACCTACACCTTCTACGGCGTGCTCAACCTCGTCGTGGCAGTCGTGCTGTTCAAGATCATGCCGGAGACTTCCGGTCGCTCCCTCGAGCAGATCGAGCGCGACATGGAAGAGCGTTACTCCTGA
- the iolE gene encoding myo-inosose-2 dehydratase has protein sequence MAFRLDPATAIKDPHGISWGMHPIAWRNDDVKEVGAYNTLEDELLDLADLGFLGTEVAGWYPSKEETKERADARGITIVAQWFSSFIIRDGIDAVVPEFTATCEYLQYLGATRVVVSEQTGSVQGDRDICIFTNKPVLKEEEWPVLAEGLNRLGDIAHEHGLELVYHHHLGTVVQTKEETIRLMELTDPTKVSLLFDTGHAFVGDGDVMGLLEATIDRVKHVHFKDVRPEKMEESKKLERSFLDSFLNGMFTVPGDGMIDFTEPYKLLVDHGYDKWILVEAEQDPAVANPHEYGEKARKYIESTLFTL, from the coding sequence ATGGCTTTCCGCCTCGACCCTGCTACCGCGATCAAGGACCCGCACGGCATCTCGTGGGGCATGCACCCCATTGCCTGGCGCAACGACGACGTCAAGGAAGTTGGCGCCTACAACACCCTCGAGGACGAGCTGCTCGACCTGGCCGACCTGGGCTTCCTGGGCACCGAGGTCGCCGGCTGGTACCCCTCGAAGGAAGAGACCAAGGAGCGCGCTGACGCCCGCGGCATCACGATCGTTGCCCAGTGGTTCTCCTCCTTCATCATCCGCGACGGAATCGACGCCGTCGTTCCGGAGTTCACCGCCACCTGCGAGTACCTGCAGTACCTGGGCGCCACTCGCGTCGTCGTCTCCGAGCAGACCGGTTCGGTGCAGGGCGACCGCGACATCTGCATCTTCACCAACAAGCCCGTGCTCAAGGAAGAGGAGTGGCCGGTCCTGGCTGAGGGCCTCAACCGCCTGGGCGACATCGCCCACGAGCACGGCCTCGAGCTGGTCTACCACCACCACCTGGGCACCGTTGTCCAGACCAAGGAGGAGACCATCCGCCTCATGGAGCTGACCGACCCGACCAAGGTCTCCCTCCTGTTCGACACCGGCCACGCCTTCGTTGGCGACGGCGACGTCATGGGCCTGCTTGAGGCGACGATCGACCGCGTCAAGCACGTTCACTTCAAGGACGTGCGTCCGGAGAAGATGGAGGAGTCCAAGAAGCTCGAGCGTTCCTTCCTCGACTCCTTCCTCAACGGCATGTTCACCGTCCCCGGCGACGGCATGATCGACTTCACCGAGCCCTACAAGCTCCTCGTTGACCACGGCTACGACAAGTGGATCCTGGTCGAGGCCGAGCAGGACCCGGCTGTGGCGAACCCGCACGAGTACGGCGAGAAGGCTCGCAAGTACATCGAGTCCACGCTCTTCACGCTGTGA